In Agrobacterium sp. RAC06, a single window of DNA contains:
- the soxZ gene encoding thiosulfate oxidation carrier complex protein SoxZ: protein MADDAKPRVKVPKSAKAGESVTIKALISHKMESGQRKDAQGAVIPRSIINRFTCDFNGVNVIDVAIDPAVSTNPYFEFEAKVDAAGEFVFTWYDDDGSVYTDKKPIEVA from the coding sequence ATGGCAGACGATGCAAAACCACGCGTGAAGGTACCGAAGTCGGCGAAGGCTGGCGAGTCGGTGACCATCAAGGCGCTGATCAGTCACAAGATGGAATCCGGCCAGCGCAAGGACGCGCAAGGCGCCGTCATTCCCCGGTCGATCATCAACCGCTTCACCTGTGATTTCAACGGCGTCAACGTCATTGACGTTGCCATCGATCCAGCGGTTTCGACAAACCCCTATTTCGAATTCGAAGCGAAAGTCGACGCTGCCGGCGAATTCGTCTTCACCTGGTATGACGACGACGGCTCTGTTTACACGGACAAGAAGCCGATCGAAGTTGCCTGA
- the soxY gene encoding thiosulfate oxidation carrier protein SoxY gives MSFTRRDMLFIGLGGVVAATLPSLAAAATTEELVKAFTGGATPGTDGITLTAPEIAENGNTVPVSVDAPGAVSIMLLATGNPEPAVATFTFGPAAGNHMAATRIRLAKTQDVVALAKMADGSIRQAQATVKVTIGGCGG, from the coding sequence ATGAGTTTCACAAGACGCGACATGCTGTTCATCGGGCTTGGAGGCGTGGTCGCGGCCACTTTGCCAAGTCTGGCAGCTGCGGCAACAACTGAGGAACTGGTCAAGGCCTTCACTGGCGGGGCAACGCCCGGAACCGACGGTATCACGCTGACGGCGCCCGAGATTGCCGAGAACGGCAATACAGTCCCAGTCTCGGTCGATGCCCCCGGTGCAGTCTCGATCATGCTGCTCGCCACCGGAAATCCGGAGCCTGCAGTTGCGACGTTCACGTTCGGTCCCGCAGCTGGAAATCATATGGCCGCAACGCGGATCCGCTTGGCCAAGACACAGGACGTCGTCGCGCTGGCGAAAATGGCGGACGGGTCCATCAGGCAGGCACAAGCAACAGTGAAGGTCACCATCGGCGGATGCGGCGGCTGA
- the soxX gene encoding sulfur oxidation c-type cytochrome SoxX: MNWQLCLAALVAGASVTPALGETAPGAIVFQEGAVAASLSGAPGDAKSGIKIMTTNALGNCVACHTVAALPDVQFPGDIAPPLDGVADRYSEAEIRGIVANAKNTFEDSFMPAFYKIDGFVRPGDGFTGKAPKGPLSPVLSAQQIEDVVAYLMTLKE; encoded by the coding sequence ATGAACTGGCAGCTTTGTCTGGCAGCACTGGTCGCGGGAGCGAGCGTCACGCCGGCGCTCGGCGAAACGGCGCCTGGTGCAATCGTGTTTCAGGAGGGGGCTGTTGCGGCCTCGCTTTCCGGCGCGCCGGGGGACGCAAAATCCGGCATCAAGATCATGACGACGAATGCGCTCGGCAACTGCGTGGCCTGCCATACCGTCGCAGCCCTGCCTGACGTGCAGTTTCCGGGGGATATCGCGCCGCCGCTTGACGGTGTTGCGGATCGCTACAGCGAGGCGGAGATCCGCGGCATCGTGGCCAATGCGAAGAACACCTTCGAAGACAGCTTCATGCCGGCCTTCTACAAGATCGACGGGTTCGTCCGTCCCGGTGACGGCTTCACGGGCAAGGCGCCCAAGGGTCCGCTTTCGCCTGTCCTCTCGGCGCAGCAAATCGAGGATGTCGTCGCCTATCTGATGACGCTCAAGGAATAG
- a CDS encoding thioredoxin family protein, whose protein sequence is MSRWKFFLACVLLMTGPMLAASSLAAELGDDGLHKPSWLRETFKDLREDLSDANSENKRLLLIVEQRGCIYCTKMHEEVFSDPGIGAFIREHFYVVQLNLFGDIEVTDFDGTVLPEKEMAIRWGVMFTPTLIFLPEDVGSGLSAQQAAVAAMPGAFGKGTTSALLNWIVDHGYQSGEHFQKFLARQMTIEN, encoded by the coding sequence ATGTCCCGGTGGAAATTTTTCCTGGCCTGCGTCTTGCTGATGACAGGTCCCATGCTGGCAGCGTCTTCGTTGGCGGCCGAACTGGGCGATGATGGACTTCATAAGCCGTCATGGCTTCGCGAGACGTTCAAGGATCTGAGGGAAGACCTCAGTGATGCCAATTCTGAAAACAAGCGCCTGCTCCTCATCGTCGAGCAACGCGGCTGTATCTACTGCACCAAGATGCATGAAGAGGTTTTCTCCGATCCTGGCATCGGAGCATTCATCCGAGAGCACTTTTATGTGGTGCAGCTCAATCTCTTCGGCGATATCGAGGTGACCGATTTCGACGGCACGGTGTTGCCTGAAAAAGAGATGGCCATCCGCTGGGGCGTGATGTTCACGCCGACCCTGATTTTTCTGCCCGAGGACGTTGGCTCAGGCCTGTCCGCGCAACAGGCGGCCGTCGCGGCCATGCCGGGTGCATTCGGCAAGGGGACAACCTCGGCATTGCTCAACTGGATCGTTGATCACGGGTATCAATCGGGCGAGCATTTTCAGAAATTCCTTGCCAGACAAATGACGATTGAAAATTAA
- the soxB gene encoding thiosulfohydrolase SoxB — MITRREFLQASMATSAIVGLSGFGNFSRLAAQQALTQEQLLEFEDFGNVTLIHITDIHAQLKPIWFREPEVNLGVGDAKGHVPHLTGSEFLKTFDIAAGSRDAYALTHEDFGALAKAYGRMGGMDRVATVVKSIRAARPQSLLLDGGDTWHGSMTSLLTKGQDMVNVMNALGVEAMTSHWEWTYGTERVKEVVDGLPFPFLGANIFDAEWDEPAFEPYKIFEKGGVRIAVIGQAFPYMPIANPKWMFPEYSFGIREERMQELVDEVRGEGADLVVCLSHNGFDVDRKMAGRVKGIDVILTGHTHDAVPEPVLIGETILIASGSNGKFVSRLDLDVRDGKMMGFRHKLIPIFSDVIAPDAEMAGLIDQERAPYKAQLEEKIGTTESLLYRRGNFNGTWDDLICDAVRSERDAQIAMSPGVRWGPSLLAGDAITREDIHNVTSMTYGACYRTEMTGETIKTILEDVADNIFNPDPYYQQGGDMVRVGGLSYAIDVSKPIGERITDIALVDGGAAIEAGKSYTVAGWASVNEGTEGPQIWDVIEAHVRKIGTVKLDPNTSVRVTGI, encoded by the coding sequence ATGATTACCCGTCGTGAGTTTCTGCAGGCATCCATGGCAACCTCGGCAATTGTGGGGTTGTCCGGCTTTGGCAATTTTTCGCGGCTCGCTGCGCAGCAGGCGCTGACGCAGGAGCAACTTCTCGAATTCGAGGATTTTGGCAACGTCACGCTCATCCACATCACGGATATCCATGCGCAATTGAAGCCGATCTGGTTTCGCGAGCCGGAGGTCAACCTTGGGGTTGGCGACGCCAAGGGTCATGTGCCGCACCTGACCGGCTCCGAATTCCTGAAGACCTTCGACATCGCAGCGGGTTCGCGTGATGCCTATGCTCTGACCCATGAGGATTTCGGCGCGCTCGCCAAGGCCTATGGCCGCATGGGTGGCATGGACCGCGTCGCGACGGTCGTGAAGTCGATCCGGGCTGCCCGACCCCAGTCGCTCCTGCTCGACGGTGGCGATACATGGCATGGTTCCATGACCAGTCTGCTGACGAAGGGCCAGGACATGGTCAACGTCATGAACGCACTCGGCGTCGAAGCCATGACCAGCCATTGGGAGTGGACCTACGGAACCGAGCGGGTGAAGGAAGTTGTCGATGGGCTGCCGTTCCCGTTCCTCGGAGCCAACATCTTCGATGCAGAATGGGACGAGCCGGCTTTCGAACCCTACAAGATCTTCGAAAAGGGCGGCGTTCGGATTGCTGTTATCGGCCAGGCCTTCCCCTACATGCCGATCGCGAATCCGAAATGGATGTTCCCCGAATACTCCTTCGGCATTCGCGAGGAACGCATGCAGGAGCTCGTAGACGAAGTCCGCGGCGAGGGCGCGGATCTGGTGGTGTGCCTCTCGCATAACGGGTTTGACGTCGACCGCAAGATGGCGGGTCGCGTCAAGGGCATCGATGTGATCCTGACCGGGCATACCCATGACGCCGTGCCGGAACCGGTTCTGATCGGTGAAACGATCCTGATCGCCTCCGGTTCGAACGGCAAATTCGTCAGCCGGCTCGATCTGGATGTCCGCGACGGCAAGATGATGGGCTTTCGCCACAAGCTCATCCCGATCTTCTCCGATGTCATTGCACCAGATGCCGAGATGGCGGGGCTGATCGACCAGGAGCGGGCGCCCTACAAGGCGCAGCTCGAAGAGAAGATCGGCACGACCGAGAGCCTGCTCTATCGGCGCGGCAACTTCAACGGCACCTGGGACGACCTGATCTGCGATGCCGTGCGCAGTGAACGCGATGCGCAGATCGCCATGTCTCCCGGCGTCCGATGGGGGCCCTCGCTTCTCGCCGGTGATGCGATCACCCGGGAAGACATCCATAATGTGACCTCAATGACCTATGGCGCCTGCTATCGCACCGAGATGACGGGCGAGACCATCAAGACCATTCTCGAGGACGTGGCCGACAACATCTTCAACCCGGATCCCTACTACCAGCAGGGTGGGGACATGGTGCGCGTCGGCGGGCTTTCCTATGCCATCGACGTCAGCAAACCCATCGGCGAGCGGATCACCGATATCGCACTGGTTGATGGTGGCGCCGCCATTGAAGCGGGCAAATCCTACACCGTGGCGGGCTGGGCAAGCGTCAACGAAGGCACCGAGGGGCCGCAGATCTGGGACGTCATCGAAGCGCATGTCCGCAAGATCGGAACCGTCAAGCTAGACCCCAACACATCGGTCCGCGTGACCGGAATCTGA
- the soxA gene encoding sulfur oxidation c-type cytochrome SoxA, protein MHGKSKLVAVLAAIGLVASAAAHADPVEDTLTVETDDGTIELVTKTAAPAFLKDTFDTIYSGWLFREAETRDLQKDDFDNPGMVFVDRGLDAWNETMGKNGESCAGCHEGPESMKGLRTVLPRVDAKSGKLMIMEDYINSCVTKEMGLEAWGVTSDKMKDMMALISVQSRGEVVNVAIDGPAQSFWEHGKEIYYTRYGQLEMSCANCHENNYGRMIRADHLSQGQVNGFPTYRLKDAGILSAQQRFVGCVRDTRAETFKAGSDEFKALELYVASRGNGLSIEGVSVRH, encoded by the coding sequence ATGCACGGCAAGTCCAAACTAGTTGCAGTTCTGGCGGCCATCGGCCTTGTTGCCTCCGCTGCTGCGCATGCGGATCCGGTCGAGGATACGCTCACGGTCGAGACGGATGATGGCACGATCGAGCTCGTGACCAAGACGGCTGCACCCGCATTTCTCAAGGATACATTTGATACCATCTATTCGGGTTGGTTGTTCCGTGAGGCCGAAACACGCGACCTGCAGAAGGACGACTTCGACAATCCGGGCATGGTCTTCGTTGATCGTGGTCTCGATGCCTGGAACGAAACCATGGGCAAGAATGGCGAGTCCTGTGCAGGCTGTCACGAGGGGCCGGAAAGCATGAAGGGGCTGCGCACGGTTCTGCCCCGGGTCGATGCCAAGTCCGGCAAGCTGATGATCATGGAAGACTACATCAATTCCTGTGTCACCAAGGAGATGGGCCTGGAAGCCTGGGGTGTCACGTCCGACAAAATGAAGGACATGATGGCCCTGATCTCCGTCCAGTCGCGCGGTGAGGTGGTGAATGTCGCCATCGATGGCCCGGCCCAGTCCTTCTGGGAGCACGGCAAGGAGATCTACTACACGCGCTACGGTCAATTGGAGATGTCTTGCGCAAACTGTCATGAGAACAATTACGGCCGGATGATCCGTGCCGACCATCTTTCGCAGGGGCAGGTCAACGGGTTCCCGACCTATCGCCTGAAGGACGCCGGTATTCTGAGCGCGCAGCAGCGGTTCGTCGGGTGTGTGCGCGACACGCGTGCCGAAACCTTCAAGGCAGGATCGGACGAGTTCAAGGCGCTTGAGCTTTATGTGGCCTCGCGCGGGAATGGTCTGTCGATCGAGGGCGTCTCCGTCCGACACTGA
- a CDS encoding cytochrome c biogenesis CcdA family protein gives MLEISYGGAILAGLLSFLSPCILPMVPFYLSYMAGLSVQELRQGDGISPVAQRRLLIQSVAFAAGVTTIFVLLGMGATAAGHLFIQWKQPLSWLAAGILILFGLHFLGVLRIGFLYREARVQSSADPTTLAGAYLMGLAFGFGWTPCVGPALAAILMVASGMGDVWRGGLLLLAYGIGMTAPFVVAGLFARPFLSFVGRHRALMGYVEKLMGVMLIVFGILIATNTVNLIADFLVRNFDWSATLK, from the coding sequence ATGCTGGAGATCAGTTATGGCGGTGCCATTCTCGCAGGACTTCTGTCTTTCCTTTCGCCCTGCATACTGCCGATGGTTCCGTTCTACCTTTCATATATGGCAGGCCTTTCGGTTCAGGAGTTGCGGCAAGGCGATGGAATTTCGCCTGTCGCGCAGCGACGTCTGCTTATCCAATCCGTCGCCTTCGCCGCCGGGGTCACCACAATCTTTGTCTTGCTCGGGATGGGCGCCACCGCTGCCGGGCATCTCTTCATCCAATGGAAGCAGCCATTGTCATGGCTGGCGGCTGGCATCCTCATCCTGTTCGGTTTGCATTTCCTTGGCGTCCTGCGCATCGGCTTCCTCTATCGCGAGGCAAGGGTGCAGTCGTCCGCCGATCCAACCACCCTTGCCGGCGCCTATCTGATGGGATTGGCCTTCGGGTTCGGCTGGACCCCCTGTGTTGGGCCGGCTCTTGCGGCGATCCTCATGGTGGCGAGCGGCATGGGCGATGTCTGGCGTGGCGGGCTACTGCTGCTCGCCTATGGGATCGGTATGACCGCGCCCTTCGTCGTCGCCGGGTTGTTTGCCCGTCCTTTCCTGTCCTTCGTCGGCAGACATCGGGCACTCATGGGCTATGTCGAAAAGCTGATGGGGGTAATGCTGATCGTTTTCGGCATCCTGATCGCGACGAATACCGTCAATCTGATTGCCGACTTTCTCGTTCGTAACTTCGATTGGTCTGCGACGCTGAAATAA